From a single Flavobacteriales bacterium genomic region:
- a CDS encoding SAM-dependent methyltransferase, with the protein MKNGDLYLMPVWLGEHGGIEQLPPENIALAARITLYFCEHEKTARKMLRRMVPDIDMASLLMHRLDKDTTPAEARTLLAELANGKDGAIISEAGMPGIADPGALLVQMAHTNGIHVHPLTGPSSLFLALAASGLNGQHFTFVGYLPRSTEERKQMIKRLEGEVERTGAAQLMIETPYRNDALLADLLQTCKPETLLCIAADITQPNGSVITRPVKQWRLHKEPVGKRPAVLILGRWA; encoded by the coding sequence CTGTACTTGATGCCGGTCTGGCTAGGCGAGCATGGCGGCATAGAGCAATTACCTCCGGAGAACATTGCTCTTGCAGCGCGCATTACACTCTATTTCTGTGAACACGAAAAGACCGCGCGGAAAATGCTTCGCCGTATGGTGCCCGATATCGATATGGCTTCATTATTAATGCACCGCTTGGATAAGGACACCACACCAGCAGAAGCACGCACACTATTAGCCGAACTTGCGAACGGTAAGGACGGCGCAATAATCAGTGAAGCAGGTATGCCCGGGATCGCAGACCCTGGTGCATTGTTGGTGCAAATGGCGCATACCAATGGCATTCATGTTCATCCGTTGACCGGGCCAAGTTCACTTTTTCTTGCACTGGCCGCATCCGGTCTGAACGGACAACATTTCACGTTCGTTGGCTATTTGCCTAGGTCCACCGAAGAGCGGAAACAAATGATAAAGCGGTTGGAAGGCGAAGTTGAACGTACAGGTGCAGCACAGCTTATGATCGAAACGCCATATCGAAATGATGCCTTGCTAGCCGACCTGCTTCAAACGTGTAAACCTGAAACACTTCTGTGTATTGCAGCTGATATTACGCAACCAAATGGCTCCGTGATCACCAGACCGGTAAAGCAATGGCGGTTGCACAAAGAACCCGTGGGCAAAAGGCCTGCCGTACTCATTCTTGGTAGATGGGCCTGA